The Planctomycetota bacterium region GCTCGATGATGATGGCCGCGATCTCTTTGCCGCGGGCGTCGCACAGGGCCTTCACCGCATCCAGGTCGTTGTAAGGCAGCACGAGCGTGTGCCGAGCGAAGTCGGCCGGCACGCCGGGCGAGGTGGGGATGCCGAACGTCAACGCCCCCGACCCCGCGGCCACCAGCAGGCCGTCGGCGTGGCCGTGGTAGCAGCCGTCGAACTTCACAATCGCGTCGCGGCGCGTGAAGGCCCGGGCCAGGCGGATCGCGCTCATCGTCGCCTCGGTGCCCGAGTTCACCAGCCGCACCTTCTCGATGGACGGCACGGCCTCGACGAGCAGTTCGGCGAGGCGCGTCTCGGCCAGCGTGGGCGCGCCGAAGCTCGAGCCCTTCTCGGCCGCCGCCTTCACCGCCGCCACCACCTCGGGCGCGGCGTGGCCCAGAATCAGCGGGCCCCACGACGCCACGTAATCCACGTACGCGTTGCCGTCAATATCCGTCAGCCGGCAGCCCTGGCCGCTGGCCATGAAGACCGGCGTGCCGCCCACGCCCCCGAACGCCCGCACCGGGCTGTTCACCCCGCCAGGGATCAGCTTGCGCGCCGCCTCGAAGGCCGCCGCCGACTTCGCATGCTCTTGCCTCTCGCCCATACGGTTTCCTCGCCCGGCCGGGTTGGGAGTCGCGGATGCGACCGATCATACCCCGCTGGGCGCTCGCAGTCAAACGGGCCGCCTGGCACTTGGCATCCCTCCCCTCGCCGGATACAATGGCGGCGCCCCTGAACACGAAAGGCGCCGCCCCCATGGACGACAAGCTTTCCTACCAGAAGTCCGGCGTGGACATTGATGTGGCCGACGCGACGAAGCGCGCGATGGCCAGGAGCCTGGAGACCCGCGACCCCCGCGTGCTCAACCGCCTGGGCGCCTTCGCATCGCTCTTCGACGCGTCCTTCCCCGACCTCCGGCACCCCGTGCTCGTCCTCAAGATCGAGGAGCCGGGCAGCAAGCAGAAGCTCGCCTTCCAGCACCGCCGCCCCGTCGGCATCGCCTACGACCTCATCAACCACCTGGTCAACGACATCATCGTACTGGGCGCGCGGCCCCTGGCAGTCCTCGACGTCATCATCTGCGGCAAGCTCGAGAAGGACGTCGTCGCGCAGTTCGTGGACGCCCTGGCCAAGGCCTGCCGCGAGCAGGACTGCTCGCTCGTGGGCGGCGAGACCAGCGAACAGCCGGGCGTGGTCGAGGCGGGCGTCTACGTGCTGGCCGCCAGCATCGTGGGCGTGGCGGACCGCGACCGGGTGATTGACGGCTCGAAGATCGCCCTCGGCGACACCGTGCTGGCCGTCGCCTCCAACGGCCTCCACACCAACGGCTACTCCCTCGTCCGCGCCCTGATGGCGAAGAAGCCAGGGATTCTGGAGAAGCAGGTCGGCGGCGAGAGCTTCCTCGACGCCATTCTCCGCCCCCACAAGTGCTATTGGCAGCCGTTCCGCGACCTCTTCGCCTGGCCCGAGCTGCACGGCCTGGCCCACATCACGGGCAGCGGCATCGCCGGCAACCTCAACCGCATCCTCCCCCCTGGCCTCGACGCCTCGATAGACCTCTCCGCCATCCGCGTCCTGCCCCTCTTCAAGCTCATCCGCGGCGAGGGCGGCGTGGAGGACAGCGACATGCTCCGCACCTTCAACCTGGGCGTGGGCATGACCCTCGTCGTCGCCCCCTCCGCCGTCCCCCGCATGCAAGCCCACCTCGCCGCCAAGGGGTGTGAGAGCTATCCCATTGGGGAGATTGTCGAGGGGAGGCAGGAGGTCACATACCGTGGCAGCATCCAGTGGTCATAGGACCTGGGCAACCCAATACCGTGCCAGGAGCGCTTCAATGCGGAAGTGGTCTGTGTGGGCACTCTCAGCCGTCGCAGTCGCGCTCGCGTTCACCCCGGGCCCCTCGCCCGCCGGCGAGGCCGATCCCTGGGCGGGCGAAAACGACGAGACTCGTGAGAAAATGGAGGAACTGGCGGAGGAGGAGATCACGGGGCGACTCGACGACGAGCAGCGCGACATGGTCCACAAGTACTGGGCCAGCCATCTGCGCCGTTGCGCGATGGACGGCGTGGACTCGGCCCGCTACTCGATCGCGGAGCTGAAGCTCCAGCGCGGCGATGCCAAGGGCGCCGTGGCGGCGCTGGGCGAGATCGCGGCCAGCACGGCGAACGCCGAGGTGCGCAGCCTCGCTCACCTGAACCTCGGCGAAATCCACCGCCGGCACCTCAACGACGCCGATGGGGCGGTGAAGCACTATCTCCAGGTGGCGGGCGTCCAGCGGCACATGGCCCGCCACTGCCTGCTGCGCATGTGCGACGAGATGGGCAAGGCCGACGTGGCGGCGAAGGCCGTGGAGGCCATCCTGCCCGGCGTGAAGGAGAAAGGCGAGAAACTCGCCCTCCTCCACCAGCTCGCCGCGCTCTACAGGCGCCTGAACCAGGCCGACCAGGCCCTGGCCACCTACGAGCGCATCGCCAAGGAGTTCACTGCCGCCGACGCCAGGGAGATGCGCGAGGCGGCGGTGCGCGAGGTGCGCGAGGCCGTGGACAAGATGATCGCCCTGCGCCAGCGCGACCGCGACGGCGATGATGAGGCCGCCGAGAGGATTGCGGAGCAGCTCGAGGCCCGCCGCCGCGAGCTTCGCCTCGCCCGTCGGATGGACGAGTTGAAGGCCTTCGAAGAAGCCATGGAGCAGGGCGAAGCAAAGCTGCGCAAGGCCGAAGAACAGCGCGAACGCCGCGAAGAAGAGAAGGACGCCCCCAAGAAGGAGGGGGAACTGTAAGAGCGCACAATGGGGGAATGACGGTGCCGAAGCCCACGATTCTGGTTCTCGGGCTCCTGGCGTCCTTCGCCTCCGCGACGGAGCCCTGCCGCATCGAGGTGGTGGAGAAGGGCAGCGGCTGGCCCGTGCCGCTGGTCGAACTCCGCACGACGCATCAGGTGCGATTCCTCACCGACAATGCGGGCGTGATCGCCTTCGACCTGCCCGAGCTGATGGGGCGCGAGACGTGGTTCGACGTGCTCGGCCACGGCTACGAGGCGCCCAAGGACGGCTTCGGCTACCGGGGCGTCCGCCTCACGCCTCAGCCCGGCAAGACGCTCAAGGTCGAGGTGGCGCGCACCATCATCGCGAAGCGCCTCGGCCGGCTGACGGGCGGCGGCCTCTTCGCCGAGAGCCAGAAGACGGGGCGCGAGGGCGACTGGCCCGAGTCGGGCGTGCTGGGCTGCGACAGCGTGCAGAACGCCGTCCATCGCGGCAAGCTCTTCTGGGCCTGGGGCGACACCACGCTGGCGCACTACCCCCTCGGCATCTTCCACATGAGCAGCGCCACCACGGCGCCCCAGCCGCTCGCATCGTTCGAGCCGCCCGTGCGGCTGAAGTTCGACTACTTCCGCGACGCCCAGGGCCGCCCCCGCGGCGTAGCGCAGATGCCGGGCACCGGCCCCACCTGGGTGAGCGGCTACGTGAGCCTGCCCGACAAGAGCGGCGCCCCCCGCCTCGTGGGCGCGTACGTGAAGATCAAGCCGCCGCTCGAAGCCTACGAGGCCGGCCTGTGTGTGTGGAACGATGCGGCCTCGGCCTTCGAGCGGCACAGGGTCGTCTGGACGAAGTCCGACGCCGAGCCGAAGAAGCCGCCGCTGCCCGAGGGCCATCCCGCCCTGTGGAAGGACGCGGCGGGCCAGGAGTGGGTGCTCTTCGGCGACCCGTTGCCGAGGCTCCGCTGCCCCGCGACGTTTGAGGCGTGGGGCGACCCGTCGCAGTGGGAGCCGCTCACGCCGCAGGAGAGCCTGGTCGCCGCCTCCGATGGCAAGCCCGTGAAGCCCCACAGCGGCTCCATCGCGTGGAACGCCTTCCGCAAGCGCTGGGTGACCGTGTTCATGCAGCACTTCGGCCAGCCGTCGGCCTTCGGCGAGCTGTGGTACGCGGAGGCCGACTCGCCCACCGGCCCCTGGGGCAAGGCGGTGAAGGTGCTCAGCCACGACAACTACACCTTCTACAACCCCCGCCTGCACCCGGAGTTCACGCCCGCCGAGTCGCCGATTCTGCTCTTCGAGGGGACGTATACGCAGCAGTTCGCCGACAAGCCGCACCCGACGCCCCGCTACGACTACAACCAGATTCTCTACCGGCTCGACCTCGACGACCCGGCCCTCAAGCCGGCGCGCCAGGCGCGCTAGAGCGCCCACGGCTCGCGCATGGGCCGCCGCATCAGGCGGTTCGCGTCGGGGTCGTCGAGGAACTGCTCCTTCACGGGGTCCCAGCGCAGCTTGCGGCCGAGGCGAACGGCCAGGTCGCCCACGTGGCTCACGAGGTCGGAGCGCACGGCGTCCTCGATGAAGCTCACGGGGTCCACGCGGGTGCGGACGGCCTCGAGGAAGTTGCCGCCGTGGCTGTGGCTGACGGGCAGGTGGATTTCGTCGGGGCCGATGGGGCTCTTGAGCAGTTCCTCGGGCTCGGCCTTGAGGTAGCCGCGCGAGATGCCCACCCAGCCCTGGGTGCCGATGAAGCGGGTGTGGTCGCCGCCGGGGGTGAAGCGCAGCCGGACGCCGTTGCCGAAGGTGATGCGCACGTCCCAGTCATAGACGGCGTCGTGGCGGCCCTCGGAGGCGATTTTGCCGGTGGCCTCGACCTCCCAGATGCCGGCCTTGTGGATGTCGTAGCCCCACACCAGGATGTCGAGGGGGTGCGCGCCCCAGCCGGCGATGAAGCCCAGGGCGTAGTCGTAGCAGTGATACCAGTTGCCGCCGCCGAGCGGGCAGCCGGTGAACGGCGTCCAGCGCGCGGGGCCGAGCCAGAGGTCGTAGTCGAGTCCCTCGGGCACGGGCATGGGCTTGGTGTTGCCGCCGGGGCCGCTGTTGGGCGCGATGACGATGATCTCTTTGACCTCGCCGATGCGGCCGTTGCGCACGAGTTCGCAGCCGTAGCGGCAGTGGGCGCTCGAGCGCTGCTGGGTGCCGTACTGGAAGATGCGGCCGTAGCGCCGCACGGCTTGCCGGCACACGAGGTCCTCGTGGATGCTGACGCCGAGGGGCTTCTCCACGTACATGTCCTTGCCCGCCTTGGCGGCGGCGACGGCGATGGGCACGTGCCAGTGGTCGGGCGTGCCGATGGTCACGGCGTCGAGGTCCTTGCGGTCGAGCAGTTCGCGGAAGTCGGCGTGCGGCGTGGCGCCCATGCGCTGGGCGAGGTTCTCGCGGCGGTTGCGCCACGTGTCGCACACGGCGAGCACGCGCCCGCAGCCCAGGCCGCCGCCGCGCCCGCCGCAGCCGATCATGCCCACGGCCACCTGGTCGCTGGCGGGCGGCTGCCCCTGCGCGCCCAACGCGCCCGAGGTGAGCGCATACGGCGCCACGAGCCCCGCGCCGCCCAGGGCCAGAAACCCCCGACGACTCATCGCGCTCTTCCCTGCCATCGCCTCACCTCCTGCACTGCCCCCCCCAACCCAAGCAAAGCACATTGCCCTGTGTGATGCAAGTGCGGGGGAGGAAGCCCCTCTTGCAAGAGGGGCTTCCTCCTCCGAGCCCCTACCTTCCCGGGAACTCTCACTCGGGCTGTCGCCTTTGAGCCGCTCAAAGGCGGCAGCCCAATCTGAGAGTTCTTGCGGAGGGGTGCGGGGAGGAGCTTCTTGCAAGAAGCTCCTCCCCACATCTCTTCACACCCGCACCGCTTGGCCGCACTCGCGGCTCTGGATGCCGGCGTGGGCGAGGCGGCTGGCGGCCAGGCCGTCGCGGGCCGTGGCGTTCTCGGGCGTGCGGCCTGTGAGGACGCACTCGGCGAAGTGGTCGAGCGCGGCGAGCCAGCCTTTGTCCACCATGTAATTCCACATCTGGCCGCTCTGGAGGAAGCGCTGGCGTTCGGCGTGGTCGGGGAAGGCCTCGGGGTGCTCGGCCGTGGCGATCTCCCAGGCCGTGCGGCGCATCGCGTAGAGGGCCTCGGCGCCCACCTTGGCGAACAGGTGCTTGTGCGAGTACTCGCGGTCGGGGTGCGAGTGGCCGGCGTAGCGTGCGACCGGCTCGACGCCCCGGAAGCCGAACGCGCGCAGCTCGACGAACTCCTCGACGATCACCGTGCCCTGGTCGCTGATGAGTTCGAGACGTTCCTTCGGCACGTCGGTCGTCACGTAGCCGCTGCTCGTGATCGAGGCCACGCAGCCCGACGCGAAGGTGAGGGTGAAGATCTCATCGTCGTCGCGCGACTTGACGGTGTAGACGGATGCCACCTCGGACCGCGTGAGCCAGCGCAGCAGGTCGAAGACGTGGCAGACCTCGTGGATGACGCGCACGCCGGGCGGGCAGCCGCGCCCCCAGCCGCGGACGTAGGTGTCGCTGATGCGATAGTGGATGTTCCGCGGCCCGCCGTCGCTCCAGGCCAGCTCGGCGGCGCGGCGATAGGCGGGCGCGAAACGGCGATTGAAGTCCACCGCCGCCCACTTGCCGGCCCGCTGCTGCGCGCGAACGACCGCCTCGCAGGCCTCGACGGTCTCGGCGAGAGGCTTCTCGACGTAGACGTGTTTGCCCGCCTCGAGGCACTCGATGGCGAGCGGCGCCTGCTGGTCCTCGCGGGTGGCCACCACCACGGCCTGAATCTCGGGGTCGGCGAGCAGGCGCCGGTGGTCGGTGGTGCGGTGGGGGACGGCGTACTTGTCGGCCATGGCGGCCAGCAGGTCGCCGCGGAGGTCGCAGGCAGTCTTGAGGCGGGCGTGGGGCGCCCGCGCCAGGTTGGGAAGGTGTTGCGACTGCGCGATGCCGCCGACGCCGATGAGGCCGAAGATTGCCTTGTCCATGGCGCCCCCGAGGAATGAGTGCGGGACGGCCTCCCGCTTTCATTCTAGAGTCGGCGCGCCGGATGTCAAGAGATGCAAGAAGGGAGAGACCGCGAATCGGGCGAATCAGGCGAATGGAGACAGAAGAGTCTCACGCAGAGCACGCAGAGGCGGATGGGAAGGGGCCGCAGCGAGGAGAAGGCAAGCA contains the following coding sequences:
- the purM gene encoding phosphoribosylformylglycinamidine cyclo-ligase; this encodes MDDKLSYQKSGVDIDVADATKRAMARSLETRDPRVLNRLGAFASLFDASFPDLRHPVLVLKIEEPGSKQKLAFQHRRPVGIAYDLINHLVNDIIVLGARPLAVLDVIICGKLEKDVVAQFVDALAKACREQDCSLVGGETSEQPGVVEAGVYVLAASIVGVADRDRVIDGSKIALGDTVLAVASNGLHTNGYSLVRALMAKKPGILEKQVGGESFLDAILRPHKCYWQPFRDLFAWPELHGLAHITGSGIAGNLNRILPPGLDASIDLSAIRVLPLFKLIRGEGGVEDSDMLRTFNLGVGMTLVVAPSAVPRMQAHLAAKGCESYPIGEIVEGRQEVTYRGSIQWS
- a CDS encoding Gfo/Idh/MocA family oxidoreductase; the encoded protein is MAGKSAMSRRGFLALGGAGLVAPYALTSGALGAQGQPPASDQVAVGMIGCGGRGGGLGCGRVLAVCDTWRNRRENLAQRMGATPHADFRELLDRKDLDAVTIGTPDHWHVPIAVAAAKAGKDMYVEKPLGVSIHEDLVCRQAVRRYGRIFQYGTQQRSSAHCRYGCELVRNGRIGEVKEIIVIAPNSGPGGNTKPMPVPEGLDYDLWLGPARWTPFTGCPLGGGNWYHCYDYALGFIAGWGAHPLDILVWGYDIHKAGIWEVEATGKIASEGRHDAVYDWDVRITFGNGVRLRFTPGGDHTRFIGTQGWVGISRGYLKAEPEELLKSPIGPDEIHLPVSHSHGGNFLEAVRTRVDPVSFIEDAVRSDLVSHVGDLAVRLGRKLRWDPVKEQFLDDPDANRLMRRPMREPWAL
- a CDS encoding Gfo/Idh/MocA family oxidoreductase gives rise to the protein MDKAIFGLIGVGGIAQSQHLPNLARAPHARLKTACDLRGDLLAAMADKYAVPHRTTDHRRLLADPEIQAVVVATREDQQAPLAIECLEAGKHVYVEKPLAETVEACEAVVRAQQRAGKWAAVDFNRRFAPAYRRAAELAWSDGGPRNIHYRISDTYVRGWGRGCPPGVRVIHEVCHVFDLLRWLTRSEVASVYTVKSRDDDEIFTLTFASGCVASITSSGYVTTDVPKERLELISDQGTVIVEEFVELRAFGFRGVEPVARYAGHSHPDREYSHKHLFAKVGAEALYAMRRTAWEIATAEHPEAFPDHAERQRFLQSGQMWNYMVDKGWLAALDHFAECVLTGRTPENATARDGLAASRLAHAGIQSRECGQAVRV